The nucleotide sequence TCATGGCGCGCAGATTCCGGCGCTGATTCGGGCAGTGATCGCCATTGCCTGGTTCGGAATTCAGACCTACCTAGCGTCGGTCGTATTCCGCGTCTTATTGACGGCGATTCATCCAGGATTTGCCGACTATGACCACAACTCGATCCTCGGCCTGTCAACCCTGGGCTGGGCGTGTTTTGTAATGATCTGGTTTGTGCAACTGGTGATTCTGGCGTACGGCATGGAGATGGTGCGGCGTTATGAAGGCTTCGCCGGCCCGGTAATTCTGTTGACGGTCGCGGCACTGGCCGGCTGGATGTACTTCCAGGCCAGCGGCAACATCGCCTGGTCGACCCGTGAACCGCTGAGCGGTGGCGAGATGTGGCGCAATATCTTTGCCGGTGGCGCGCTATGGCTGGCCATCTACGGCACGCTGATCCTCAACTTTTGCGACTTCGCCCGCTCTTCACCGTGCCGCAAAACCATCAAGGTCGGTAACTTCTGGGGCCTGCCGGTGAATATCCTGGTGTTCGCCATCATTACCGTATTGCTGTGCGGCGGACAGTTCCAGCTCAATGGCCAGGTGATCGAGAGCCCCACCGAAATCATCGCGGCCATCCCCAATACGTTCTTCCTGGTGCTGGGCTGCCTGGCCTTTCTGATCGTCACCGTGGCCGTGAACATCATGGCCAATTTCGTCGCCCCGGCCTTTGTGCTGAGCAACCTGGCGCCCAAGTACCTGAACTTCCGCCGCGCAGGGTTGATCAGCGCATTTGTCGCGGTGCTGATCCTGCCTTGGAACCTCTACAACAGTCCGTTGGTGATCGTGTATTTCCTCTCCGGCCTGGGCGCGCTGCTGGGTCCACTGTATGGCGTGATCATGGTCGACTACTGGCTGATCCGTAAGAGTCAGGTGGATGTGCCGCAGCTGTATAGCGAAGATGCCAACGGCGTTTATTACTACAGCCGCGGGGTCAATTTGCGGGCAGTGGCGGCGTTTGTGCCTGCAGCGGTGATCGCCATTCTCCTGGCTTTGCTCCCTGGGTTTTCCAGTGTCTCACCGTTTTCCTGGCTGTTTGGAGCCAGCATCGCGGGGCTGCTGTACCTGATTATCGCCAAGCGCCAGCCGCACTACGCCGACGTCAGCGGCGAGAGCATCGCGGTTGATAACGTCAGCCATTAATTCCGACTGTATTAAGGACTCCTCATGCGCATCCTTGTCGTCAACGTCAATACCACTGAATCCATCACCCAAGCCATTGCCCAGCAGGCCCGCAGTGTCGCTGCAGCAGGCACCGAAATCGTCGGGCTGACCCCGTTCTTCGGCGCCGAATCGGTGGAAGGTAATTTCGAAAGTTATCTTGCGGCCATTGCGGTGATGGACCGGGTCATGGCTTACGAGCAACCGTTCGATGCGGTAATCCAGGCCGGTTATGGCGAACACGGTCGCGAAGGCCTGCAGGAGTTGCTGAACGTTCCGGTGGTGGACATCACTGATGCCGCCGCCAGCACCGCGATGTTTCTCGGCCACGCTTATTCGGTGGTCACTACCCTGGACCGCACCGTGCCGCTGATCGAGGATCGACTCAAGCTGTCCGGGCTGTATGCGCGTTGCGCCTCGGTGCGGGCCAGCGGCCTGGCGGTATTGGAACTGGAGGAAGATCCCAGGCGTGCCGTGGAAGCCATCGTGCGCCAGGCGGAACTCGCCGTGCGCGAAGACAAGGCCGAGGTGATTTGCCTGGGATGTGGTGGCATGGCCGGGCTTGACGAAGAGATTCGCCAACGTACCGGCGTGCCCGTGGTGGATGGCGTGACGGCGGCCGTGACCCTTGCCGAATCATTGGTGCGACTGGGCCTGTCGACCTCGAAAGTGAGAACCTATGCGACACCCCGGCCGAAGAAAGTGATCGGCTGGCCGGGCAAGTTCGGACGCTGAACGAGCGACACGGGAAGTCTCCCGCGTCGCATCGATGACACTCAGTTCAAAACATCATTCAGCACTTCATAAATGATCCCGGTGGCAAGAGTCACCAGGATCAGATCGGTACCCGCCTGCTGCCATTCGTAACCGTCGTAATGAGGCAAGCGCCCGAGCAAGCGCCCATCGAGCTTCTTGGCGATGCCAGGCGGCAGGGGTTTGCCACGGGCCAGGTTCTTCTGGATACCCGGCGGCAGGGACGAACCCCCACGCCAATAGTCACGATTATCACCGAGAATCACGCGGATCCCGCCGACATCAATCTGCGGCCCGCGGTAATGTGCCTCACCGCCCTGTTTACCGCCGCCCTGCCCTTGATTGCCCTGATTGCCGTGACCACCCTTGTTGCCGTGGAAACTGCCTTTGTCCTTGCCATTGCTGTTACCGGGATCGGCCAACAGCGCCGGAGAACCTGCGATCAACACCAGACTGGTAAACACTAATAATGCACGTGATTGGGTCATGATTCGTCTCTCAAGTCGCAAGCCCCATCGGCCTATATCAGCTTAGAACGCAAGTGAGCGAGAGGTTCAGGCAATGACAGCATTTAAACTGCGCTGAACCTCTGCGCCAGTTGCTGCCGGGCAAACTGCTCAATAATAAAATCGACAAATGCCCGGGTCTTTCCGGGTAGCAGTTTATGCTGTGCGTAATACAGCGAAATATTGCCATCGTCGACGTACCAGTCAGGCAGCACCCGTTGCAATTGATTGCGCTCAAGAAACGGTACAGCCATCGGCATACTTACCAGAGCAATGCCCAGCCCCTGGGTGCAGGCGCAGCAAGCAGCTTCGGAGTCCCCCATCGTCATGCGCGGCTTGAGCATCAAGGGACGCTGTTCGCGGGTCCGGCTGGTGAGCTGCCAGGAGCGTACGCGTCCGGTTTGCGGAGAACGAATCAAGATACCGTTGCAAAGCGCCAAGTCCTCGGGCTCCTGCACGGGACGGCGCTTGGTCAAGTAGTCCGCAGAGGCCACCAGAATCCGGTGTGCCGGGGCCAACTTACGCGCAACCACCCCCTGAGGCAGCTCGAAACCGCCACCGATGGCAGCGTCAAAGCCCTGGCCGATGAGGTCTACCTGGCGGTTATCAAAATGCCAATCGGGGCTGATATCGGGAAATCTGTTCAAAAAATCAGCCAACAGCGGCACCACATAACGGTTGCCGAACACAGTGCCCATACTCACCTTGAGCTTTCCCACGGGCCGACCTTCGGCGTTGGCCAGGTTAGCCACGGCATTTTGGATGGTGGTGAGACTGGCACTGACCTCTTCAAGAAACAACTTGCCGGCTTCCGTCAATGTAAGGCGCCGGGTACTGCGCTGAAACAACCGCACGCCAAGCCGCGATTCGAGCTTGGCAACACTTTTGCCGACCGCTGCTGGCGTCAGGCTAAGGTGCCGGGCCGCCTCGGCAAAGCTGCCGCCTTCCGCACTGCGCACGAAGCATTCGATACCTCCAAAGCTCTCCATAATGCCCCACTCTAAACTTTTGGTTTACATAGACTATAGCAATCTCGGTCTACCGAGGCGTCGCGACGAGGTCGATACTCGATCCCCCTACCAAGGCAACCCTGCCTTGAACGACTTGGAGATCGACATGACCACACCTACTCTCAGCGGTAAAGTTGCCTTGATTCAAGGCGGCTCTCGTGGCATCGGTGCCGCCATCGTTAAACGTCTGGCCGCACAAGGCGCAACCGTTGCATTTACTTACGTCAGCTCTGCCGCCAAGGCTGAAGCCTTGCAGAACAGCGTCATCAACGAGGGCGGCCAAGCCCTGGCGATTCAGGCCGACAGTGCCGATGCCAGCGCCATTCGCAACGCAGTCAGCGCGACTGTCAAGGCATTCGGGCGACTGGATATTCTGGTAAACAACGCGGGAGTACTGGCAGTCGGCCCGCTGGAAGACTTCAAACTGGAAGATTTTGACCAGACCCTGGCAATCAACGTGCGCAGCGTGTTTATCGCTACACAGGAAGCGGCCAGACATATGGGCGAAGGTGGTCGAATCATCAATATCGGCAGCACCAATGCCGAGCGCATGCCGTTTGCCGGGGGTGGCCCATATGCCATGAGCAAGTCGGCGCTGGTGGGTCTGACCAAAGGCCTGGCGCGGGACCTGGGGCCACGGGGAATCACCATCAATAACGTGCAACCAGGGCCGGTGGACACCGATATGAACCCAGCCAACGGGGAGTTTGCCGAGAGCCTGATTGCGCTGATGGCGATCGGTCGTTATGGCCAGGTCGAGGAAGTTGCCAGTTTCGTGGCTTATCTGGCAAGTCCGGAAGCCGGATATATCACCGGGGCGAGCTTGAGCATCGATGGCGGGTTCAGTGCCTGATCGACCCAGTAGATAACGGCTTGCCGGTACCTGCAGTTACCCCGTGATCAGCGCATGGGCGGCAAGCCATAAGCGGCCAGATCGACGTCCGCGAGTTTGCGGATGATCTGGTCAGCGTGGTGATACTTGCTGTCGGCCATGGCTTCATCGGGTACGGCAATAGCGGTCATATGCGCTGCTTTGGCGGCAGTCACGCCAAAGGGAGAATCCTCGAACACCAGGCAGTCCTCTGGCGCTACACCCAGGCGTCGCGCGGCGGTGAGGAAAATGTCCGGCGCCGGTTTGGCAGCGCCGACTTCCGGATCATCCGCCGTGACGATGGTGCCGAACAGGTCAAACCATTCGCGGTGCAACGTGGTTTTGTGAGCGAAGGAATTACGCGAAGAACTGGTGCCTACCGCAATCGGAATATTGTGCGCCTTCAAATGCCGCACCAACGCCTCGGCACCCGGCATGCCAAGGGCCTTGGGAAAGCGCTCGCTCATCAGCGGCTCGCGAATCTCCAGGAACTCGGCCGGCGTGATCGGCAAGTCCAGGGCCTTCACCACATAGTCAGCCAAGTCCTGGGCACCGCGACCAATGATGTGCTGCTTGATGCTCCAGTCGTAGGTACGACCGTAGCGTTCGGCAATGATTTGCGTGACTTCGGTGTAGATGCCTTCAGTGTCCAGCAACAACCCGTCCATATCAAAAATCACGGCCTTGATCGGGCCGACAGCAGTACGCGATGCACTCATCACAAAAGATCCGTGGCGAAGGACTAAAAGGATTCAGCACAATAACGGCCAGGCTTGCCTGCAAGCAACCCATTCTACCTTAGACTGGCTACCCATCCGCCCATGCGACCCCGACATGCTTTTTCGCATTGCTGCCGACAGCCTGGTGCTGTTTCACCTGTGTTTCATCCTGTTCGTGCTGTTCGGCGGCCTGCTCGCCCTGCGGTGGCGGCCAGTCGTCTGGCTGCACCTGCCCGCCGCGGCCTGGGGCATCGCAGTCGAGTTCTTCCATCTGCCTTGCCCACTGACGCGCTGGGAAAACCTGCTGCGCCACCTCGCCGGGCAGGAGGGTTATGGCGGCGGTTTTATCGAACACTACGTGCTTGCGCTGATTTACCCTGCCGGGCTGACGCCGCACATCCAGCTGGGCCTCGGTATGCTGGCATTACTGATCAACCTGGCGGTTTACGGGTGGATTATCCGGCGGTGGAAAAAAACCTAGCGCGCAACGGCCCGCTGCAATGCGCAGCAGGCCGTTGCAGACGATCAGTAGACGAACGTCAGGAACAGGTTAAAGATCAGCGCCGCGACAAACCCCACGGGTGCGGCACGAAACAATAACTGCGCAAAGAGCGAACTGCGGCTCTGCTCCGTGGAGCAGGAGCCGAGAATCAGGCTGCCACCTGAGGAGAACGGCGAGATTGAAGTGGCCTGGGCGCCCACCACGATGGCGATGAACAAGACCATCGGTTCAAGTCCCAACGCCGAAGCGATCGGCAG is from Pseudomonas mucidolens and encodes:
- a CDS encoding DUF2784 domain-containing protein, coding for MLFRIAADSLVLFHLCFILFVLFGGLLALRWRPVVWLHLPAAAWGIAVEFFHLPCPLTRWENLLRHLAGQEGYGGGFIEHYVLALIYPAGLTPHIQLGLGMLALLINLAVYGWIIRRWKKT
- a CDS encoding aspartate/glutamate racemase family protein; the protein is MRILVVNVNTTESITQAIAQQARSVAAAGTEIVGLTPFFGAESVEGNFESYLAAIAVMDRVMAYEQPFDAVIQAGYGEHGREGLQELLNVPVVDITDAAASTAMFLGHAYSVVTTLDRTVPLIEDRLKLSGLYARCASVRASGLAVLELEEDPRRAVEAIVRQAELAVREDKAEVICLGCGGMAGLDEEIRQRTGVPVVDGVTAAVTLAESLVRLGLSTSKVRTYATPRPKKVIGWPGKFGR
- a CDS encoding NCS1 family nucleobase:cation symporter-1, with the translated sequence MRTSLSNNIALDPPSFSSFADASPGPLVLSPRLHNKDLAPTKVEGRRWGRYSIFALWTNDVHNIANYSFAIGLYAMGLGGWQILLSLGIGAALVYFFMNLSGYMGQKTGVPFPVISRISFGIHGAQIPALIRAVIAIAWFGIQTYLASVVFRVLLTAIHPGFADYDHNSILGLSTLGWACFVMIWFVQLVILAYGMEMVRRYEGFAGPVILLTVAALAGWMYFQASGNIAWSTREPLSGGEMWRNIFAGGALWLAIYGTLILNFCDFARSSPCRKTIKVGNFWGLPVNILVFAIITVLLCGGQFQLNGQVIESPTEIIAAIPNTFFLVLGCLAFLIVTVAVNIMANFVAPAFVLSNLAPKYLNFRRAGLISAFVAVLILPWNLYNSPLVIVYFLSGLGALLGPLYGVIMVDYWLIRKSQVDVPQLYSEDANGVYYYSRGVNLRAVAAFVPAAVIAILLALLPGFSSVSPFSWLFGASIAGLLYLIIAKRQPHYADVSGESIAVDNVSH
- a CDS encoding HAD-IA family hydrolase, which codes for MSASRTAVGPIKAVIFDMDGLLLDTEGIYTEVTQIIAERYGRTYDWSIKQHIIGRGAQDLADYVVKALDLPITPAEFLEIREPLMSERFPKALGMPGAEALVRHLKAHNIPIAVGTSSSRNSFAHKTTLHREWFDLFGTIVTADDPEVGAAKPAPDIFLTAARRLGVAPEDCLVFEDSPFGVTAAKAAHMTAIAVPDEAMADSKYHHADQIIRKLADVDLAAYGLPPMR
- a CDS encoding anti-virulence regulator CigR family protein, which gives rise to MTQSRALLVFTSLVLIAGSPALLADPGNSNGKDKGSFHGNKGGHGNQGNQGQGGGKQGGEAHYRGPQIDVGGIRVILGDNRDYWRGGSSLPPGIQKNLARGKPLPPGIAKKLDGRLLGRLPHYDGYEWQQAGTDLILVTLATGIIYEVLNDVLN
- a CDS encoding LysR family transcriptional regulator; protein product: MESFGGIECFVRSAEGGSFAEAARHLSLTPAAVGKSVAKLESRLGVRLFQRSTRRLTLTEAGKLFLEEVSASLTTIQNAVANLANAEGRPVGKLKVSMGTVFGNRYVVPLLADFLNRFPDISPDWHFDNRQVDLIGQGFDAAIGGGFELPQGVVARKLAPAHRILVASADYLTKRRPVQEPEDLALCNGILIRSPQTGRVRSWQLTSRTREQRPLMLKPRMTMGDSEAACCACTQGLGIALVSMPMAVPFLERNQLQRVLPDWYVDDGNISLYYAQHKLLPGKTRAFVDFIIEQFARQQLAQRFSAV
- a CDS encoding 3-oxoacyl-ACP reductase family protein gives rise to the protein MTTPTLSGKVALIQGGSRGIGAAIVKRLAAQGATVAFTYVSSAAKAEALQNSVINEGGQALAIQADSADASAIRNAVSATVKAFGRLDILVNNAGVLAVGPLEDFKLEDFDQTLAINVRSVFIATQEAARHMGEGGRIINIGSTNAERMPFAGGGPYAMSKSALVGLTKGLARDLGPRGITINNVQPGPVDTDMNPANGEFAESLIALMAIGRYGQVEEVASFVAYLASPEAGYITGASLSIDGGFSA